Proteins encoded by one window of Leptospira stimsonii:
- a CDS encoding HEPN domain-containing protein, with protein MNNKTIKGQCWFIENPERKLSATFEFYDKTHQINLFGINWSRDDLNSMKEIYYILHATNEQGEPITLINVKVIIGKYSIFNSNDHNSMNLNVNLHCFPEWILLGIHIFDENIEIFKKSNFTSKSIDEWFGHSPLLPEIEEDLSLKVTARKVEIPIVNVNDKFTLEFRPFPNLSLQEYKSISYSLPLIAYSSFKEKCSFRKIVSAAETLCKIFSISSFCPIGFNQINLFTEEGKEVKLLRNPIQAIQEEAINYYFIIKYDNVKGNFPEWINNFWLLISEKPAFAEIINSLFFISQFPTKEQKFLYILQAIENFHRIVYSSSQYYIEQEKYKQNHLPILQQAVSHLSSDIPLSLKDALRGRLKYGNEISLRNRLMQLMNDLPWSLSKWIATDSQKFVSRVVDTRNYYTHRLPEDAIDLVDFEKSPSIDRTLEIFLVMLILLKAGTSEDAIHKSIYPKDHFRNSSLPLG; from the coding sequence ATGAATAATAAAACTATTAAAGGTCAATGTTGGTTCATTGAAAATCCCGAACGAAAACTTTCCGCAACTTTTGAGTTCTATGATAAAACTCATCAAATCAACTTGTTTGGAATAAATTGGAGCCGAGATGATTTAAACTCAATGAAAGAGATTTATTATATTTTACATGCTACTAATGAGCAAGGTGAACCGATTACTTTAATTAATGTAAAAGTTATCATTGGTAAATATTCAATATTTAATTCGAATGATCATAATTCGATGAATTTAAATGTTAATCTTCATTGTTTTCCTGAGTGGATACTATTAGGCATTCATATATTTGATGAAAACATAGAAATATTCAAGAAATCAAATTTTACATCGAAAAGTATCGATGAATGGTTCGGGCATAGCCCTTTGCTACCAGAGATTGAAGAAGATCTAAGTTTAAAAGTAACGGCGCGAAAAGTAGAAATACCTATTGTGAATGTAAATGATAAGTTTACTTTAGAGTTTCGGCCATTCCCGAATTTGTCGCTACAGGAATACAAGTCGATATCTTATTCTTTGCCTTTGATCGCATACAGTAGTTTTAAGGAAAAATGTTCGTTTAGGAAAATCGTTTCTGCGGCAGAAACGTTGTGTAAAATATTTTCGATATCAAGTTTTTGTCCAATAGGGTTTAACCAAATAAATTTATTTACGGAAGAGGGCAAAGAGGTTAAATTATTGAGAAATCCTATTCAAGCAATACAAGAGGAAGCAATAAATTATTATTTCATTATTAAATATGATAATGTTAAAGGAAATTTCCCTGAATGGATTAATAATTTCTGGTTATTAATTTCGGAGAAGCCAGCCTTTGCAGAAATCATCAATTCACTTTTTTTCATAAGCCAATTTCCAACAAAGGAACAAAAGTTTCTCTATATTCTACAAGCAATAGAGAATTTTCATAGAATAGTTTATTCAAGTAGCCAGTATTATATAGAACAAGAAAAGTATAAACAAAATCACCTGCCAATTTTGCAACAAGCAGTTTCACATCTTTCATCCGATATCCCTTTGAGTTTAAAAGATGCTCTGCGCGGTCGCTTAAAATATGGAAATGAAATATCATTACGAAACAGACTGATGCAATTAATGAATGATTTGCCTTGGTCTTTAAGTAAATGGATTGCAACTGATTCTCAAAAATTTGTATCTCGTGTTGTTGATACTCGAAATTACTATACGCATAGATTGCCGGAGGACGCAATCGACCTTGTGGACTTCGAAAAATCACCTTCAATTGATAGAACATTAGAGATATTCTTAGTGATGTTGATTTTATTGAAGGCGGGTACTTCTGAGGACGCTATTCACAAATCCATATATCCAAAAGATCATTTTAGGAATTCTTCGCTTCCTTTAGGATAA
- a CDS encoding CopG family transcriptional regulator, translating to MPQVSLYLDQDTLKKIETAAKKEKISISQWVRVKIQSSFDKSWPEEYFNLFGSIQDESFSEPKRLKFASDTKREEL from the coding sequence ATGCCTCAAGTCTCATTATATCTCGATCAAGATACTTTAAAAAAGATAGAAACCGCCGCTAAGAAAGAAAAGATTTCTATTTCCCAGTGGGTTAGAGTGAAAATACAAAGCTCTTTCGATAAGAGTTGGCCTGAAGAGTATTTTAACCTTTTTGGCTCAATTCAAGACGAATCGTTTTCTGAACCTAAAAGGTTAAAATTTGCCTCTGATACGAAAAGGGAAGAATTGTGA
- the vapC gene encoding type II toxin-antitoxin system tRNA(fMet)-specific endonuclease VapC, translating into MNYFLDTNTCIYFLKGKSENIEKNIRKLNPNRIKIPSIVKAELLLGALKSNGKKKNREVVLSFLDPFEIIGFNDIESEIYAEVRSDLEIQGIPIGPNDLVIASVVLSSNGILVTNNEKEFKRIPKLKLENWL; encoded by the coding sequence GTGAATTATTTTCTAGATACGAATACTTGTATTTATTTCTTAAAAGGTAAAAGCGAAAATATTGAGAAGAATATTAGGAAGTTAAATCCAAATCGTATTAAAATACCTTCGATTGTAAAGGCAGAGTTACTTTTAGGTGCCTTGAAAAGCAACGGTAAAAAGAAGAATAGGGAAGTTGTTTTAAGTTTTCTCGATCCATTTGAAATTATCGGATTTAATGATATAGAATCCGAAATTTATGCTGAAGTTCGAAGTGATTTAGAAATTCAAGGAATCCCTATTGGTCCAAATGACTTAGTAATTGCATCCGTTGTTCTAAGCTCCAATGGAATTTTAGTTACCAATAATGAGAAAGAATTTAAAAGGATTCCAAAGCTAAAGTTAGAAAATTGGCTTTAG
- a CDS encoding BrnT family toxin, which yields MLFEWDEKKNASNLKKHQISFKQASKVFLDKDAIYISDENHSENEERWLVLGKIENFTIIVVVFVDKTNNEEEKLRIISARKADKLEEKEYLQRIGKD from the coding sequence ATGCTTTTTGAATGGGATGAAAAGAAAAACGCTTCGAATCTTAAAAAGCATCAAATATCATTTAAACAAGCCTCTAAGGTCTTTTTAGATAAAGATGCAATCTACATTTCCGATGAAAACCATTCAGAAAATGAGGAAAGGTGGCTTGTTCTTGGAAAAATTGAAAATTTTACTATAATCGTAGTTGTTTTTGTGGACAAAACGAATAATGAAGAAGAAAAGTTAAGAATAATTTCCGCCAGAAAAGCTGATAAATTGGAAGAAAAAGAATACCTCCAAAGAATAGGCAAAGATTAA
- a CDS encoding ChpI protein has translation MKTAISIPDELFKTAEKTAKKLGIPRSQLFAKALEEFIQSHSKESVTEKLNQIYKNKSKETKNNITDLSVESLRKSLKNDSW, from the coding sequence ATGAAAACGGCAATTTCAATTCCTGATGAGCTATTTAAAACTGCTGAGAAAACAGCCAAAAAACTTGGAATTCCACGTAGCCAACTATTTGCAAAAGCATTAGAAGAATTTATTCAATCTCATAGTAAGGAATCTGTAACTGAGAAATTGAATCAAATTTACAAGAACAAGTCCAAAGAAACTAAAAATAATATTACTGATTTATCCGTTGAATCGCTTCGCAAGAGTTTAAAAAATGATTCGTGGTGA
- a CDS encoding type II toxin-antitoxin system PemK/MazF family toxin — protein sequence MIRGEIWWVDLGIPFGSEPGFKRPVLIIQDDSFNQSNINTIVSIAITSNLNLSEAPGNVLISKKDSNLSKDSVVNVSQIVTLDKERFLNKAGKLKLNKLDEVEVGLKLVTGLDK from the coding sequence ATGATTCGTGGTGAAATCTGGTGGGTGGATTTGGGAATTCCTTTTGGAAGTGAACCTGGGTTTAAACGTCCTGTTCTCATAATTCAGGATGATTCTTTTAATCAAAGTAATATTAATACAATAGTTTCTATCGCAATTACATCAAATCTGAATCTTTCGGAAGCACCGGGTAACGTTCTAATTAGCAAGAAAGATTCAAATTTATCAAAAGACTCAGTCGTAAATGTCTCTCAAATTGTGACTTTAGACAAAGAAAGATTTCTTAACAAAGCAGGAAAACTCAAATTAAATAAATTAGATGAAGTTGAAGTAGGGCTTAAACTGGTTACAGGTTTAGATAAATAA